One segment of Macrotis lagotis isolate mMagLag1 chromosome 1, bilby.v1.9.chrom.fasta, whole genome shotgun sequence DNA contains the following:
- the TMEM74B gene encoding transmembrane protein 74B: MASSSSLELRTFGNGPRVPKQTFSQWTSAPEGKPGPSALQRGGIENTCFSEEEEQETCFKNQQEAVPGSSCSPHGEGSSHPHSQRDELSPRSEEGLGAETAGHSVDYGFIFALVFLVSGILLVVVAYAIPREARVNPDTVSAREMERLEMYYARLGSHLDKCIIAGLGLLTLGGMLLSILLMVSLVKGELYRRRNLAVARGPRKTYGSINLRMRQLNGDGAQALVENEVIQLTETHPIQPGTFTSLSPPSSMCDDGTACG, encoded by the coding sequence AtggcctcctcttcctccttggaACTAAGGACCTTTGGCAATGGGCCCAGAGTCCCCAAACAAACATTCTCACAATGGACATCAGCACCAGAAGGGAAGCCTGGCCCCTCAGCCCTGCAGAGAGGGGGAATCGAGAATACTTGCTTTTCTGAGGAGGAGGAACAAGAGACCTGTTTCAAGAATCAACAGGAGGCTGTGCCTGGCAGTTCATGCAGTCCACATGGGGAAGGCTCCTCACACCCCCATTCCCAGAGGGATGAACTGTCTCCAAGGTCAGAAGAGGGTTTAGGGGCTGAGACTGCAGGTCACTCAGTGGACTATGGCTTCATCTTTGCCTTGGTCTTCTTGGTGAGTGGAATCCTGTTGGTGGTGGTAGCCTATGCTATTCCCCGGGAAGCCAGGGTAAATCCAGACACAGTGTCGGCTCGGGAGATGGAGAGGTTGGAGATGTATTATGCCCGCCTGGGCTCCCACTTGGACAAGTGTATCATTGCTGGCTTGGGCCTCCTCACCCTGGGGGGCATGCTGCTATCCATCCTACTGATGGTGTCCCTTGTCAAAGGGGAACTCTACAGGAGGAGAAACTTGGCTGTAGCCAGGGGCCCTCGGAAAACCTATGGTTCTATAAACTTGAGGATGAGGCAACTTAATGGGGATGGGGCTCAGGCCCTGGTGGAAAATGAGGTCATCCAATTGACAGAAACTCACCCAATTCAGCCAGGGACCTtcacttctctctcccctccctcaagTATGTGTGATGATGGCACAGCCTGTGGATAG